A window from Deltaproteobacteria bacterium encodes these proteins:
- a CDS encoding DUF1858 domain-containing protein: MSVNTINISGDMTTGEVTTRWPSTKDVFSKHFGSGCFTCPAFGSEPISMACSMHSTDVNMFVNDLIEAAKKDEASKS, encoded by the coding sequence ATGTCAGTTAATACTATCAACATCTCGGGCGATATGACCACAGGCGAGGTAACCACCCGGTGGCCGTCAACAAAAGATGTCTTTTCAAAACACTTCGGCTCAGGGTGCTTTACTTGCCCAGCCTTTGGCAGTGAGCCTATTTCAATGGCATGCTCAATGCACTCTACCGATGTCAATATGTTTGTCAATGATCTGATAGAGGCTGCTAAAAAAGACGAGGCAAGCAAATCGTAG
- a CDS encoding type II toxin-antitoxin system RelE/ParE family toxin, producing the protein MTFSFHPEAKDEFNEAIEYYKNCEPGLGYDFSIEVLATIQNIVNVPDAQVSRLSLPACFYKDENIKTLARAINNTIDLPGLYEKMKLDFRRNPHA; encoded by the coding sequence GTGACCTTCTCGTTTCATCCCGAAGCAAAAGACGAGTTTAATGAAGCTATTGAATACTACAAAAATTGTGAACCAGGCCTCGGTTATGATTTTTCTATAGAGGTGCTTGCTACCATCCAAAACATTGTCAATGTGCCAGACGCGCAAGTGAGCCGTCTGTCGTTGCCTGCCTGCTTTTATAAAGATGAAAATATAAAAACCCTGGCAAGGGCAATAAATAACACCATTGATTTGCCAGGGCTTTATGAAAAAATGAAATTAGATTTTAGGCGTAATCCACATGCCTGA
- a CDS encoding addiction module protein, producing MKEIIQEAASLPVEERAIVVDSLLRTFNPPNTEIEREWVRVAKRRLAELRSGSIKAIPGSEVFAKIRERFEK from the coding sequence ATGAAAGAAATAATCCAGGAAGCAGCGTCTCTTCCGGTTGAGGAAAGGGCTATAGTTGTCGATTCACTGCTCCGAACGTTCAATCCTCCAAACACGGAAATCGAGAGAGAATGGGTAAGAGTTGCCAAGCGTCGGCTCGCAGAGTTACGATCTGGCAGCATAAAAGCAATTCCAGGAAGTGAGGTGTTTGCGAAAATCCGGGAGCGTTTCGAGAAGTGA